A single window of Oncorhynchus gorbuscha isolate QuinsamMale2020 ecotype Even-year unplaced genomic scaffold, OgorEven_v1.0 Un_scaffold_1464, whole genome shotgun sequence DNA harbors:
- the LOC124022873 gene encoding repetitive proline-rich cell wall protein 2-like produces PFNKRLANRSYFTKPPFNKRLANHSYFTKPPFNKRLANRSYFTKPPFNKRLANRSYFTKPPFNKRLANCSYFTKPPFNKRLANRSYFTKPPFNKRLANRSYFTKPPFNKRLANRSYFTKPPFNKRLANRSYFTKPPFNKRLAIRSQPLVLHKPPFNKRLANRSYFTKPPFKRLANRSYFTKPPFNKRLAIRSYFTKPPFNKRLAIRSYFNKRLAIRSYFTKPPFNKRLANRSYFTKPPFNKRLAICSYFNKRLANRSYFTKPPFNKRLAICSYFNKRLANRSYFTKPPFNKRLANRSYFTKPLFNKRLTSLPPS; encoded by the exons CCCCCTTCAACAAGAGACTAGCCAACCGCTCGTACTTCACCAAGCCCCCCTTCAACAAAAGACTAGCCAACCACTCGTACTTCACCAAGCCTCCCTTCAACAAGAGACTAGCCAACCGCTCATACTTCACCAAGCCCCCTTTCAACAAGAGACTAGCCAACCGCTCGTACTTCACCAAGCCCCCTTTTAACAAGAGACTAGCCAACTGCTCGTACTTCACCAAGCCCCCTTTCAACAAGAGACTAGCCAACCGCTCGTACTTCACCAAGCCCCCTTTCAACAAGAGACTAGCCAACCGCTCGTACTTCACCAAGCCCCCTTTCAACAAGAGACTAGCCAACCGCTCGTACTTCACCAAGCCCCCTTTCAACAAGAGACTAGCCAACCGCTCGTACTTCACCAAGCCCCCTTTCAACAAGAGACTAGCCATCCGCTC CCAACCGCTCGTACTTCACAAGCCCCCTTTCAACAAGAGACTAGCCAACCGCTCGTACTTCACCAAGCCCCCTTTCAAGAGACTAGCCAACCGCTCGTACTTCACCAAGCCCCCTTTCAACAAGAGACTAGCCATCCGCTCGTACTTCACCAAGCCCCCTTTCAACAAGAGACTAGCCATCCGCTCGTACTTCAACAAGAGACTAGCCATCCGCTCGTACTTCACCAAGCCCCCTTTCAACAAGAGACTAGCCAACCGCTCGTACTTCACCAAGCCCCCTTTCAACAAGAGACTAGCCATCTGCTCGTACTTCAACAAGAGACTAGCCAACCGCTCGTACTTCACCAAGCCCCCTTTCAACAAGAGACTAGCCATCTGCTCGTACTTCAACAAGAGACTAGCCAACCGCTCGTACTTCACCAAGCCCCCTTTCAACAAGAGACTAGCCAACCGCTCGTACTTCACCAAGCCCCTTTTCAACAAGAGactaacctccctccctccctcttaa